The proteins below are encoded in one region of Fimbriimonadaceae bacterium:
- the fahA gene encoding fumarylacetoacetase: MSRFVVPAEARSWVEVEPTSHFPIQNLPFGLAVTPENGEGLVVAIGDQAIDLQGLVAHGLLDEATPFLAYFDELDQGGLSDLRREIYDLLREDNPALRDDKKVRKKVMVPRAELEMMVPISPPAFVDFYSGIHHAENVGRMFRPDQPPLLPNYRWVPIGYNGRASSVVVSGTKIQRPSGQTKAPDADAPAFGPTKELDFELEMGYYIAEGQEHGKRITTSKAEGHILGLVIVNDWSARDVQRWEYQPLGPFLSKSFATTVSPWVVTLDALEPFRIEGMAQDPPPLPHLREHGRPHFDVLLEVWLKTARAKQPQLISRSNMAHLYWSLGQQIAHQTSNGTPIQAGDLYATGTISGPDEGTAGSLLELSWRGQQPLTIDETGETRTFLEDGDTVTIRAYAEGEGFLVGFGDCSGNVTA; the protein is encoded by the coding sequence GTGAGCCGGTTCGTCGTTCCTGCCGAGGCTCGAAGTTGGGTGGAAGTCGAGCCGACTTCCCACTTCCCGATCCAGAACCTGCCCTTCGGGCTCGCCGTGACGCCCGAGAACGGCGAGGGGCTCGTCGTGGCGATCGGCGACCAGGCGATCGACCTTCAGGGCCTGGTCGCCCACGGCCTTCTCGATGAAGCGACCCCGTTCCTCGCCTACTTCGACGAGCTCGACCAGGGCGGGCTCTCCGACCTCCGTCGAGAGATTTACGACCTTCTGCGCGAGGACAACCCTGCCCTACGCGACGACAAGAAGGTGCGGAAGAAAGTGATGGTGCCGCGAGCGGAGCTGGAGATGATGGTGCCGATCTCGCCTCCCGCGTTCGTCGACTTCTACTCCGGGATCCACCACGCGGAGAACGTGGGCCGGATGTTCCGCCCGGACCAGCCGCCGCTCCTGCCGAACTACCGCTGGGTTCCGATCGGCTATAACGGCCGCGCGAGCAGCGTCGTGGTCAGCGGGACGAAGATCCAGCGGCCGAGCGGCCAGACCAAGGCGCCCGATGCGGACGCGCCCGCCTTCGGCCCGACAAAGGAGCTGGACTTCGAGCTCGAGATGGGCTACTACATCGCCGAGGGGCAGGAGCACGGCAAGAGGATCACCACGAGCAAGGCGGAAGGGCACATCCTCGGCCTCGTGATCGTGAACGACTGGAGCGCGCGCGACGTGCAACGCTGGGAGTATCAGCCGCTCGGCCCCTTCCTCAGCAAATCGTTCGCGACGACGGTCTCGCCGTGGGTGGTGACACTGGACGCACTGGAGCCTTTCCGCATCGAGGGCATGGCGCAAGACCCGCCCCCGCTCCCTCACCTGCGCGAGCACGGCCGCCCGCACTTCGACGTTCTACTCGAAGTTTGGCTTAAGACGGCCAGGGCCAAGCAACCGCAGCTGATAAGCCGCTCGAACATGGCCCACCTCTACTGGTCGCTAGGCCAGCAGATCGCCCACCAGACCTCGAACGGTACGCCGATCCAGGCGGGCGACCTTTACGCGACAGGCACGATCAGCGGCCCCGACGAGGGAACGGCAGGCTCTCTGCTCGAACTCTCCTGGAGGGGCCAGCAGCCCCTGACTATCGACGAGACGGGCGAGACGCGGACGTTCTTGGAAGACGGCGACACCGTGACGATCCGGGCCTATGCCGAAGGCGAGGGATTCCTCGTCGGGTTCGGCGATTGCTCCGGCAACGTGACCGCTTAG
- a CDS encoding exo-alpha-sialidase translates to MNTRLNLTLALASLAAASVFAQDPVVPAPVRITLNNSATNDNETTGAATADGLEVVGGFNEYVPGGIRSAFPTSNDGGQTWTHVTVRPPSAFQATVEGDPMTAYDARTNTIWVGAMAFASNGGIYVARKNPGANTYQPAVMARINGSVDKGWMAAGPRPGNPNTTRLYCTYNQGVIWSDDLGATWTAPISLGSGLGFLPRIGPNGELYATYWNIGTGVDFRRSLDGGQTWSGAIRAATRMDVWSTESPNSRFAGAHRVPPLHSMAVNPVDGTIAIVYPDTTNIVNGNRNVDLYLVRSSNQGTTWSTPQRLPFRDLATIGDMYFPWVEYTKDGRLHLLAFDSQYVQQNDNPSNGFLDQDYAYSDDNGATWGKFRLTAQSFRSDAASPAFLGDYLGMGISDRYVYPIHLSTITGEPEGYTSVIFNPNVFPNNVQLSRGQLVSGNLASILRKDGNRYLANPGITVNNSESPVQIDVTGNSVIAPGSKLELFLWTSGSATGVQQKVQLLNIQTQQYDTVDTRQVTLADSNTVVTVNDPVPYITPGSGTVRMRLAYRASQPVPNNNWEVRVDQAIFRVFP, encoded by the coding sequence ATGAACACGAGGCTTAACCTGACCCTTGCCCTGGCGTCCCTCGCGGCCGCTTCGGTCTTCGCCCAGGACCCGGTGGTCCCTGCGCCGGTGCGCATCACGCTGAACAACAGCGCGACCAATGACAACGAGACGACGGGCGCCGCCACCGCAGACGGCCTGGAAGTCGTCGGCGGCTTTAACGAGTACGTCCCTGGCGGGATACGCTCCGCGTTTCCCACGAGCAACGACGGAGGCCAGACGTGGACCCACGTCACCGTCCGGCCGCCCAGCGCGTTCCAGGCGACGGTCGAAGGCGACCCGATGACCGCCTACGACGCCCGGACCAACACGATCTGGGTCGGCGCGATGGCCTTCGCCTCGAACGGCGGCATCTACGTCGCCCGAAAGAACCCGGGGGCCAACACCTATCAGCCGGCCGTCATGGCCCGCATCAACGGCTCGGTCGACAAGGGCTGGATGGCGGCAGGGCCGCGTCCCGGGAACCCCAACACGACCCGGCTCTATTGCACATATAACCAAGGCGTCATTTGGTCGGACGACCTGGGCGCGACGTGGACCGCGCCCATCTCGCTCGGCTCCGGTCTCGGCTTCCTGCCCCGAATCGGCCCGAACGGCGAGCTTTACGCGACCTATTGGAACATCGGCACGGGCGTCGACTTCCGCCGCTCGCTCGACGGGGGCCAGACTTGGAGCGGAGCCATCCGCGCGGCCACCCGAATGGACGTTTGGAGCACGGAATCGCCCAACAGCCGCTTCGCGGGCGCCCACCGCGTGCCACCGCTCCATTCGATGGCGGTGAACCCGGTCGACGGCACCATCGCCATCGTCTACCCGGACACCACGAACATCGTGAACGGGAACCGGAACGTCGACCTCTACCTGGTGCGGTCGAGCAACCAGGGCACGACGTGGTCGACCCCGCAACGGCTGCCCTTCCGCGACCTGGCGACGATCGGCGACATGTACTTCCCGTGGGTGGAGTACACCAAAGACGGCCGGCTGCACCTCCTCGCGTTCGACTCGCAGTACGTCCAGCAGAACGACAACCCGAGCAACGGGTTTCTCGACCAAGACTACGCGTACAGTGACGACAACGGCGCGACCTGGGGCAAGTTCCGGCTGACCGCCCAGTCCTTCCGGAGCGACGCCGCGAGCCCCGCCTTCTTGGGCGACTACCTCGGGATGGGCATCAGCGACCGCTACGTCTATCCCATCCACCTCTCGACGATCACGGGCGAACCGGAAGGCTATACCAGCGTGATCTTCAACCCGAACGTGTTCCCGAACAATGTGCAGCTCTCGCGCGGCCAATTGGTCTCGGGCAACCTCGCCTCGATCCTCCGCAAGGACGGGAACCGGTACCTCGCCAACCCCGGCATCACTGTCAACAACAGTGAGTCGCCCGTGCAAATCGACGTCACCGGCAACTCGGTCATCGCGCCGGGCAGCAAACTGGAGCTCTTCCTCTGGACGAGCGGCAGCGCCACCGGCGTGCAGCAGAAGGTGCAGCTGCTCAACATCCAGACCCAGCAGTACGACACGGTGGACACGCGCCAGGTGACCCTGGCCGATTCCAACACAGTCGTTACGGTGAACGACCCCGTCCCCTACATCACGCCGGGCTCAGGGACGGTGCGCATGCGCCTCGCTTACCGCGCGAGCCAGCCGGTGCCCAACAACAACTGGGAAGTCCGGGTGGACCAGGCCATCTTCCGCGTCTTCCCGTAG
- a CDS encoding Hsp20/alpha crystallin family protein: protein MRSSTMPNRSITVFDPVADMERFGSLFDAFFPTRANASRFAPEGTGMPIDIFEKEGSIVVRASVPGVRPENVEVSIEGRVLSIRGQLSFEEEHKDAKVYRREITSGTFARSVRLPEDVDVERVEATFENGFVTVTIPKTVESKPAAIKVPVKPATAQPSNN from the coding sequence GTGAGGAGTTCAACCATGCCAAACCGAAGCATCACCGTTTTCGACCCCGTCGCCGATATGGAGCGCTTTGGGAGCCTCTTCGACGCGTTCTTCCCGACCCGGGCGAACGCCAGCCGTTTCGCCCCGGAGGGCACGGGCATGCCGATCGACATCTTTGAGAAGGAGGGCAGCATCGTGGTGCGGGCCAGCGTCCCCGGAGTCCGACCGGAGAACGTCGAGGTCTCCATCGAGGGCCGCGTCCTCTCTATCCGCGGCCAGCTCAGCTTCGAAGAGGAGCACAAAGACGCCAAGGTTTATCGCCGCGAGATCACCTCGGGCACCTTTGCCCGTTCGGTCCGCTTGCCCGAGGACGTCGACGTCGAAAGGGTCGAGGCGACCTTCGAAAACGGCTTCGTGACGGTCACGATCCCGAAGACGGTCGAGAGCAAGCCGGCCGCGATCAAGGTTCCGGTGAAGCCGGCGACGGCCCAGCCGAGCAACAACTAA
- a CDS encoding response regulator: MRVLIADDDPIIRLDLKQMLENLGYEVVDEAEDGAAAVEKARALRPDVCVMDVKMPNMDGIKAAATLTDENVTPVVLLTAYSDRELVEQAKEAGVFGYLVKPFKPGDLAPAIEVARARFEQNQQLLTQVTDLNERIEARKAVERAKGVLMEKHGISEAEAYRRIQTQSMNQRVSMREVADAVLMAKDV; the protein is encoded by the coding sequence ATGCGCGTGCTCATCGCGGACGACGATCCTATCATTCGACTTGACCTCAAGCAGATGCTCGAGAACCTGGGTTACGAGGTGGTGGACGAAGCCGAGGACGGCGCCGCCGCCGTCGAAAAGGCGCGCGCGTTGCGGCCAGACGTGTGCGTCATGGACGTGAAGATGCCGAACATGGACGGCATCAAGGCCGCCGCCACCCTCACAGATGAGAACGTGACGCCCGTCGTGCTCCTCACCGCCTATTCCGACCGGGAGCTCGTGGAACAGGCCAAGGAAGCCGGGGTCTTCGGCTACCTGGTCAAGCCCTTCAAGCCCGGGGACCTTGCGCCCGCGATCGAAGTCGCCCGCGCCCGGTTCGAGCAGAACCAGCAACTCTTGACCCAGGTCACGGACTTGAACGAACGGATCGAGGCGCGCAAGGCGGTCGAGAGGGCGAAGGGCGTGCTGATGGAAAAGCACGGGATCAGCGAGGCCGAAGCCTACCGACGCATCCAGACCCAGTCGATGAACCAGCGCGTCTCAATGCGCGAGGTCGCGGACGCCGTCCTGATGGCCAAAGACGTGTGA